The Haloferax volcanii DS2 DNA segment CCAACGTCTTCCGGATGAAGCTCAACGGCTCCGAGGTGAACCCCGTCACCGTCGGCCGCGGCACGCTCAAGGAGGCCATCTCCGAGACGATGCGCGACTGGGCGACCAACGTCGAGGACACCCACTACGTCATCGGCTCCGTCGTCGGCCCGCACCCGTTCCCGAGCATGGTTCGGGACTTCCAGTCGGTCATCTCCGAGGAGGCCCGCACGCAGGCCAGAGAGAAACTCGGCCGGCTCCCCGACGCCGTCGTCGCCTGCGCGGGCGGCGGCTCGAACACGATGGGCGCGTTCGCCGAGTTCGTCGACGACGAGGAGACCGCGCTCTACGCCGTCGAGGCCGGCGGCTCGACGCTCGAAGTGGACGAGGAAGCCGGCGTCGCGCCCAACTCGGCGTCGCTCACGACCGGGTCGGAGGGCATTCTCCACGGCGCGCGCACCCGGCTCTTGCAGGACCGCGACGGCCAGATTATGGAGTCGCACTCGGTGTCGTCCGGCCTCGACTACGCCGGCGTCGGCCCCGAACTCGCACACCTCGTGGACACCGGCCGCGTCACCGCCGTCAACGTCGACGACGACGCGGCGCTGACCGCGTTCCACCGGCTCTCGCAGATGGAGGGCATCATCCCCGCCCTGGAGTCGGCCCACGCGTTCGGCTACCTCGAATCGGTCGTCGGTCCCGACGCGCCCGACGCCGAGAACGCGGACGACCTCGGCGAGTACGTCGTGGTCAACGTTTCCGGTCGCGGCGACAAAGACCTCGAATCGGCCATCGAGGAGACCTACGAGCGCGACATCGATATCGCGCCGAACATGGACGAGTTCACGGGGGGCCTGTGATGTCGCTCGAAGACGCCTTCTCCGACGGCCCGGCGTTCGTCCCCTATCTTGCCGCCGGCGACCCCGACTACGAGTCCTCGCTCGAATACGTCGAGGCGCTCGAACGCGGCGGCGCGGACGTCATCGAACTCGGACTTCCGTTCTCGGAGCCCATCGCCGAGGGGCCGACCATCCAGAACGCGGTTGTTCGGTCGCTCGAAGGCGGCATGACGCCGACGCGCTTTTTCGAGTTCGTCGAGGACCTCGACGTGTCGGTGCCGCTGGTCTGTATGACCTACTACAACCTCATCTATCGCTACGGCGATGAACCCGGACCGCGGCCGTTCGTCGAGAAGGCGGCGGAAGTCGGTATCGAGGGCTTCGTCGTCCCCGACCTGCCGGCCGAGGAGGCCGGCCCGCTCCGCGAGGCCTGCGACGAGTTCGGCCTCGACCTCGTGTTCATCGTCGCGCCGAC contains these protein-coding regions:
- the trpA gene encoding tryptophan synthase subunit alpha encodes the protein MSLEDAFSDGPAFVPYLAAGDPDYESSLEYVEALERGGADVIELGLPFSEPIAEGPTIQNAVVRSLEGGMTPTRFFEFVEDLDVSVPLVCMTYYNLIYRYGDEPGPRPFVEKAAEVGIEGFVVPDLPAEEAGPLREACDEFGLDLVFIVAPTTRGERLDRIMEQVSGYVYVQARLGTTGAQSSVSDQTDSSLERLTDYDVPKAVGFGISDGDHAERIVASGADGIIVGSALVDIVAEGHENGDDAETVADRLETLARELEDGAVAGASQRPPHPERT
- the trpB gene encoding tryptophan synthase subunit beta, which translates into the protein MSADGKFGDYGGQYVPEALMPAIEELTDAYERYVLDNEDGFMDDFRARLRDFGGRPTPLQRADRLSERYDREVYLKREDLLHGGAHKLNNALGQVLLAKYMGKERIIAETGAGQHGTATAMACAHLDMPCEIYMGERDINRQRPNVFRMKLNGSEVNPVTVGRGTLKEAISETMRDWATNVEDTHYVIGSVVGPHPFPSMVRDFQSVISEEARTQAREKLGRLPDAVVACAGGGSNTMGAFAEFVDDEETALYAVEAGGSTLEVDEEAGVAPNSASLTTGSEGILHGARTRLLQDRDGQIMESHSVSSGLDYAGVGPELAHLVDTGRVTAVNVDDDAALTAFHRLSQMEGIIPALESAHAFGYLESVVGPDAPDAENADDLGEYVVVNVSGRGDKDLESAIEETYERDIDIAPNMDEFTGGL